A single window of Vibrio stylophorae DNA harbors:
- the rpsF gene encoding 30S ribosomal protein S6, whose product MRHYEIVFMVHPDQSEQVAGMIERYTGAIKDAGGQIHRLEDWGRRQLTYPINKLHKAHYVLMNVESEQAVIDELETNFRFNDAVIRNMIMRTKGAITEPSPMMKAKEERYAKREDRATESAAQEAAE is encoded by the coding sequence ATGCGTCATTACGAAATCGTATTCATGGTGCACCCAGATCAAAGCGAGCAAGTTGCTGGCATGATCGAGCGTTACACCGGTGCTATCAAAGATGCAGGTGGCCAAATCCACCGTCTAGAAGATTGGGGCCGTCGTCAATTGACTTACCCAATCAACAAACTTCACAAAGCTCACTACGTTCTTATGAACGTTGAATCTGAGCAAGCAGTGATCGACGAGTTGGAAACTAACTTCCGCTTCAATGATGCGGTTATCCGCAACATGATCATGCGTACTAAAGGCGCTATCACTGAGCCATCTCCAATGATGAAGGCTAAAGAAGAGCGTTACGCAAAGCGTGAAGATCGCGCAACTGAATCAGCAGCTCAAGAAGCAGCTGAGTAA
- a CDS encoding redoxin family protein, with protein sequence MMSIKEGQAVPQVTFPTRQGDQWVNVSTDELFKNKTVIVFSLPGAFTPTCSSSHLPRYNELFPVFKEHGVDSILCVSVNDTFVMNAWKADQEADNITFIPDGNGEFTDGMGMLVEKNDLGFGKRSWRYSMLVKDGIVEKIFSEPNEPGDPFKVSDADTMLKYIAPEYQVQESITVFTKPGCPFCAKAKQALIDKGLQYEEVVLGKDATTVSLRAVSGRSTVPQVFIGGKHIGGSEELEAYLG encoded by the coding sequence ATTATGAGCATCAAAGAAGGCCAAGCAGTACCTCAGGTTACCTTCCCAACTCGCCAAGGCGATCAATGGGTTAACGTGAGCACTGATGAACTATTTAAAAACAAAACAGTGATCGTATTTAGCCTGCCAGGCGCATTCACCCCGACTTGTTCATCAAGCCACCTGCCACGCTATAACGAATTGTTCCCAGTATTTAAAGAACACGGCGTTGACAGCATTCTTTGTGTCTCTGTGAATGACACCTTTGTGATGAATGCTTGGAAAGCCGATCAAGAAGCGGACAACATCACCTTTATTCCTGATGGTAATGGCGAATTTACTGATGGCATGGGTATGTTGGTTGAGAAAAACGACCTTGGTTTTGGTAAGCGTTCATGGCGTTACAGCATGCTAGTGAAAGACGGCATTGTTGAGAAAATCTTTAGCGAGCCAAATGAGCCAGGCGACCCATTCAAGGTTTCTGATGCCGACACCATGCTGAAATACATTGCACCTGAGTATCAAGTGCAAGAGTCAATCACCGTATTTACTAAGCCTGGCTGCCCATTCTGTGCTAAAGCAAAACAAGCATTGATTGATAAAGGCTTGCAATACGAAGAAGTGGTTCTAGGCAAAGATGCCACCACAGTGAGCCTACGCGCTGTTAGCGGTCGCAGCACCGTGCCTCAAGTGTTTATCGGCGGTAAACACATCGGCGGTAGCGAAGAGCTTGAAGCCTACCTCGGCTAA
- the oxyR gene encoding DNA-binding transcriptional regulator OxyR encodes MNIRDLEYLVALAEHRHFRKAAEACFVSQPTLSGQIKKLETELGVVLLERTSRKVLFTDAGMELVGQAQKILLEIKVLTEMASGQHDTLAGPIHIGFIPTVGPYLLPWIVPMLRERFPELNLYLHEAQTHKLVEKLEEGQLDCLILASVKETEPFKEISLYEEPMHLAVPLSHPWAKDDHYVLEQLNGQTLLMLGDGHCLRDQAMGFCFAAGAKEDPQFKATSLETLRNMVAAESGITLLPSLAVLQDKCNDHVVYLKARGVSPCRHVTLAYRPGSPLRARFEALAKVISETIQPLV; translated from the coding sequence ATGAACATTCGCGATTTAGAATACCTGGTAGCTTTAGCCGAACATCGACACTTTCGAAAAGCAGCAGAAGCTTGCTTTGTGAGTCAACCGACACTCAGCGGCCAAATTAAAAAGTTGGAAACAGAGCTAGGTGTGGTATTGCTCGAGAGAACTAGCCGCAAGGTTTTATTCACTGATGCCGGCATGGAGTTGGTGGGGCAGGCGCAAAAAATCCTACTGGAAATTAAAGTCCTGACAGAAATGGCTTCTGGCCAACATGACACATTGGCAGGTCCGATTCATATTGGATTTATTCCTACGGTTGGACCTTATCTGTTGCCTTGGATTGTTCCCATGTTGCGTGAGCGTTTTCCTGAGCTCAATTTGTATCTGCATGAAGCACAAACTCATAAATTGGTGGAGAAGCTTGAAGAGGGACAGCTTGATTGCTTGATTCTGGCGTCAGTCAAAGAAACAGAGCCGTTTAAAGAGATCTCTCTTTATGAAGAGCCGATGCATTTGGCGGTACCGCTCTCGCATCCTTGGGCTAAGGATGATCACTATGTGCTAGAGCAGCTCAATGGCCAGACTTTGCTGATGCTGGGCGATGGGCATTGCTTGCGCGATCAAGCTATGGGTTTTTGCTTTGCGGCGGGCGCCAAAGAGGATCCGCAATTTAAAGCCACGAGTTTAGAAACTCTGCGCAATATGGTGGCAGCAGAAAGTGGCATTACCTTATTGCCAAGCTTGGCGGTACTTCAAGATAAATGTAATGACCATGTGGTGTATCTCAAAGCCAGAGGTGTTTCTCCTTGTCGTCATGTGACCTTGGCATACCGCCCTGGCTCGCCGCTACGCGCTCGTTTTGAAGCGCTGGCAAAAGTGATTAGCGAGACGATTCAACCTTTGGTTTAA
- the rlmB gene encoding 23S rRNA (guanosine(2251)-2'-O)-methyltransferase RlmB, translated as MSNQMIYGIHAINAVLGTDPARIIEVMVLKGRQDERLLPILNQLQQYGITIVQVGRKTLDDKAKGASHQGILARVKPAKQFNEHDLDALLSKAEQPLFLVLDGVTDPHNLGACLRNADAAGVTAVIVPKDRSAQLNATASKVACGAAETVPLVRVTNLARTMREMQEKGIWFVGTAGEATHDIYQAKLTGPMAIVMGAEGEGMRRLTRETCDELISIPMAGSVSSLNVSVATGICLFEVVRQRRSA; from the coding sequence ATGAGTAATCAAATGATCTATGGCATTCATGCCATCAACGCAGTACTTGGCACTGATCCGGCGCGCATCATCGAAGTGATGGTGCTCAAAGGTCGTCAAGATGAGCGTCTACTGCCGATTTTAAATCAGCTGCAGCAATACGGTATTACCATAGTGCAAGTGGGCCGCAAAACGCTGGATGACAAAGCCAAAGGTGCCTCACACCAGGGTATTTTGGCGCGTGTTAAACCAGCCAAGCAGTTTAATGAGCATGATTTAGATGCGCTGCTGAGCAAAGCTGAGCAACCACTGTTTTTAGTGCTGGATGGCGTCACTGATCCACATAACCTCGGTGCTTGCTTGCGTAATGCTGATGCGGCGGGTGTGACTGCGGTGATTGTGCCAAAAGATCGCTCCGCTCAGCTTAATGCCACAGCTAGCAAAGTGGCTTGCGGCGCAGCGGAAACCGTGCCCTTGGTTCGCGTGACCAATTTGGCGCGGACCATGCGTGAGATGCAAGAAAAAGGCATTTGGTTTGTGGGTACAGCGGGTGAAGCCACCCATGATATCTATCAAGCCAAATTGACGGGTCCTATGGCGATTGTCATGGGCGCAGAGGGCGAGGGGATGCGTCGCCTCACTCGTGAGACTTGTGATGAATTGATCAGCATTCCTATGGCCGGTAGCGTTTCAAGTTTGAACGTTTCTGTGGCTACGGGTATCTGTTTATTTGAAGTGGTTCGTCAGCGTCGTAGCGCATAG
- a CDS encoding dihydrolipoyl dehydrogenase has protein sequence MKQRNVDVAVIGGGTAGLGAYRAAKAYTDSVVMIEGGPYGTTCARVGCMPSKLLIAAAESVHQIEKAPGFGIHPQGEILINGREVMDRVKRERDRFVGFVLEGVDEIAAEDKIQGYAKFIDDHTLQVDDHTTIQAKRIVIATGSRPAYPGVWNELGDRLIVNDDLFEWDDLPQSVAVFGPGVIGLELGQSLHRLGVDVKMFGLGGQVGPLTDPQVMAYARDTFASEFYLDADVKVERMERKGDVVEIDFINHDGVLETFTAEYVLAATGRRPNVDNIGLEHTSLALDARGVPTADQYTLQTSVPHIFIAGDASNQIPLLHEAADQARIAGDNAGRFPDIRAGLRRSAISAVFSDPQIAMVGETYQQISQRLGTCGCFAIGEVSFENQGRSRVMLRNKGMLHVYAEQGTGRFLGAEMMGPNAEHLAHLLAWAHQNQMTISQMLDMPFYHPVIEEGVRTALRDVNAKLNLGPEMIKHCLDCGPGC, from the coding sequence ATGAAACAACGAAACGTCGATGTTGCCGTCATCGGTGGCGGTACTGCAGGTCTTGGCGCTTATCGCGCAGCAAAAGCTTATACAGATAGCGTCGTGATGATCGAAGGCGGCCCTTATGGCACCACCTGCGCGCGTGTTGGCTGTATGCCCTCTAAATTGCTTATTGCTGCGGCTGAAAGCGTCCATCAAATCGAAAAAGCACCAGGCTTTGGGATTCACCCGCAAGGGGAAATCCTAATCAATGGTCGTGAAGTGATGGATCGCGTAAAGCGCGAACGTGACCGTTTCGTTGGTTTTGTACTTGAAGGTGTCGATGAAATTGCCGCTGAAGACAAAATCCAAGGCTATGCCAAATTTATCGATGATCACACCCTACAAGTGGATGATCACACCACCATTCAAGCAAAACGTATCGTTATCGCCACAGGCTCACGTCCTGCCTACCCTGGTGTATGGAACGAACTTGGCGATCGTCTTATCGTCAATGATGATCTCTTTGAATGGGATGATTTACCTCAATCTGTTGCGGTATTTGGCCCAGGTGTGATTGGTCTTGAATTGGGTCAATCACTCCACCGTCTAGGTGTTGATGTGAAAATGTTTGGCTTAGGTGGTCAAGTGGGTCCTCTTACTGATCCACAAGTGATGGCCTATGCACGCGACACTTTTGCCAGCGAATTCTATCTAGATGCTGATGTAAAAGTTGAACGCATGGAGCGCAAAGGTGATGTTGTTGAAATTGACTTCATCAACCATGATGGCGTACTTGAAACCTTTACCGCAGAGTACGTCCTTGCCGCCACAGGTCGTCGACCAAATGTCGATAACATTGGCCTTGAGCACACCTCGCTTGCGCTTGATGCGCGCGGCGTACCAACGGCAGACCAATACACACTGCAAACTTCAGTACCGCATATTTTTATTGCGGGCGATGCTAGCAACCAAATCCCACTGCTACATGAAGCGGCAGACCAAGCCCGTATTGCGGGTGACAACGCAGGTCGTTTCCCTGATATTCGCGCAGGACTTCGTCGCTCAGCAATTTCAGCTGTCTTCTCTGACCCACAAATTGCCATGGTTGGTGAAACCTATCAGCAAATCAGTCAGCGTCTTGGTACTTGTGGCTGCTTTGCAATTGGTGAAGTGTCTTTTGAAAACCAAGGCCGCTCACGTGTCATGCTTCGTAACAAAGGCATGCTGCATGTTTACGCTGAACAAGGCACAGGTCGCTTCCTTGGCGCAGAGATGATGGGACCCAATGCAGAGCATCTTGCACACTTGCTTGCATGGGCGCACCAAAATCAAATGACCATTTCGCAAATGCTAGATATGCCTTTCTATCACCCAGTGATTGAAGAAGGTGTGCGTACCGCGCTACGTGATGTAAACGCTAAACTGAACCTTGGTCCTGAGATGATTAAACACTGTCTCGATTGTGGCCCAGGCTGTTAA
- the priB gene encoding primosomal replication protein N — MTNRMVLDGTLVKGPIRHQSPAGIQHCKFWLEHRSNQQEAGLSRQAYCRMPVVYSGAASHAFTENLVIGKSIRVVGFVSQHKTNQGLPMLVLHAEHIESL; from the coding sequence GTGACCAATCGAATGGTTCTTGACGGGACACTCGTCAAAGGCCCCATTCGACACCAAAGCCCCGCAGGTATTCAGCACTGTAAATTTTGGTTAGAGCATCGCTCTAATCAACAGGAAGCTGGATTGAGTCGACAAGCCTATTGTCGAATGCCAGTGGTGTATAGCGGTGCTGCGTCACATGCGTTCACAGAAAATTTAGTCATCGGTAAAAGCATTCGTGTTGTGGGATTCGTTTCACAACATAAGACCAACCAGGGGTTGCCCATGTTAGTCTTGCATGCCGAGCACATTGAAAGTTTATAG
- the rpsR gene encoding 30S ribosomal protein S18: MARFFRRRKFCRFTAEGVNEIDYKDVATLKNYITEAGKIVPSRITGTRAKYQRQLARAIKRARYLALLPYTDKHQ; encoded by the coding sequence ATGGCACGTTTCTTCCGTCGTCGCAAATTCTGCCGTTTCACTGCAGAAGGCGTGAACGAGATCGATTACAAAGATGTAGCAACTCTTAAAAACTACATTACTGAAGCAGGTAAAATCGTACCTAGCCGTATCACAGGTACTCGCGCTAAATATCAGCGTCAACTAGCTCGCGCTATTAAGCGTGCTCGTTACCTAGCTCTACTTCCATACACTGACAAACATCAGTAA
- the rplI gene encoding 50S ribosomal protein L9, with the protein MQVILLDKIANLGSLGDQVTVKAGYARNFLIPQGKAVMATKDNVAMFDARRAELEAKVAEALVAAQARAEQVEALEAVVIASKAGDEGKLFGSIGTRDIADAITTAGVKVVKSEVRLPEGALRNVGEFEISLQLHSDVFATAKVSVVAEA; encoded by the coding sequence ATGCAAGTTATTCTGCTTGATAAAATCGCAAACCTTGGCAGCCTAGGCGACCAAGTAACTGTTAAAGCTGGCTACGCACGTAACTTCTTGATCCCACAAGGTAAAGCAGTTATGGCTACCAAAGACAACGTAGCAATGTTCGACGCACGTCGTGCAGAGCTAGAAGCTAAAGTTGCTGAAGCACTTGTAGCTGCACAAGCACGTGCAGAGCAAGTTGAAGCTCTTGAAGCTGTTGTAATCGCTTCTAAAGCGGGTGACGAAGGTAAACTATTTGGTTCTATCGGTACTCGTGATATCGCTGATGCAATCACTACAGCTGGCGTTAAAGTAGTGAAAAGCGAAGTTCGTCTTCCAGAAGGCGCGCTACGTAATGTAGGTGAGTTCGAAATCTCTCTACAACTTCACTCTGACGTTTTCGCAACTGCGAAAGTAAGCGTTGTTGCTGAAGCATAA